The DNA region CCGACATCGGGTCGCGGGTGGCGCGCAGCACGAACGGCAACCAGGTGATCAGCGCGATCGGGATGGCGATCGCCGCGCACACCGCCAACCGCAGCAGGGGTTCGAGGCTGCGCCGGCTGACGGCCAGCACGACCGCCATGACGGTGACCGTGAGTGCGGCCAGACCCAACAGCAGGGTGTAGAACGTCGCGGTGACACCGAGGAAGATCCCCACGCCGATGATCGCCGCCCACCCCGAGTGATTTCGGCGCGGTTCCGTGCGCTCAGCGCCGGAAACCGCGCCGAAATCGCGGGCTTGGGCGCGCAGACCCGACCAGGCCAGCACCAGCACCGGCGGCAGCAGCACCGTGATCACCGCCGCGTAGGGCTCGGGGGAGGCGTAGGCCAGCATCACCGCGGCCGTGGTGACCGTGACGATCAGCGCGTACTCGAACCGGATCAGCGCGCTCCACAACGCGAATGCCAGCACCACCGCGATCGCGATCGAGGTGATGGCCCACGGCTTGTACATCTCCCAGCCCGGTGTGCCGGTCAGGGCGGCCGCCCGCCCGCCCAACCAGAACCAGCCCGGCGGGTAGAACGGCGGCAGCCCCGCGTAGGTCATGTCGCGCAGCGCGGCGCTGTCGGTGAACCGGGTGAGGTACTCGGTGCGGAACTGCTGATCCACCGAGATACCGAACAGGTACAGCTTGGTGGCGCCCAGCGGCATGCCGAGCGTGGCCACCACGAACGCGGCCAGAAATGTCGTCGCACCCAGCTGGGCCAGCACTCGCCGGCCCCGCCGCCACAGCCAGCCGGCGCCCAGCAGGGCTGCCAGGCAGGCGAATTGGCCGACGGTGGTCAGGGCGTGCAGTTGGTTGCTGGACGGGAAGGCCGGCCACTGCACGCGGCTGATGGCGATCAGCGCGATCGCGCAGACCACCACGGCGATCGCGGCCGCCAGCACCATCCGGCCGCCCGCGCTGGCGGCGCGGAGTAGCGCTGTATTCATGATCAGATGGGCAGCTTGCGGAAGATGGGCCGCGGGATGTGGCGCATGACCGACATCAGCACGCGGACCGGGGCGGGCGCCCAGACCAGGTCCTTGCCCTTGGCGGCCGAGGCCACCGCCAACTCGGCGACGTCTTCCTTGTCCACCGTGAACGGCGCCTCCTTGGCGCCCGTCGCCTTCCAGTGCTCCAGGGTGGTGGTCGTGCGGACCTGCCCGGGCCGAATGACCAGAACCCGAACCCCGAACTCGCGCAACGCCTCTCCGAGGCCCAGGTAGAACCCGTCGAGGCCGGCCTTGGTGGAGCCGTAGACGAAGTTGGACCGACGGACCCGTTCGCCCGCCACCGACGACATCGCGATGATCTGGCCGCTGCCCTGCGCCCGCATCTTCTGGCCGACCAGCACGCCCACCGAAACTGCGGCCGTGTAGTTGATCTGGGCCGTCAGCACGGCCTTGGCCTGATCCTGCCAGAGTTCTTCGGCATCGCCGAGCACCCCGAACGCCACGATCGCGACATCCACATCGCCGCTCGCCCAAGCGGAGTCGATGACCGCGGGATGGGCCCCCGTGTCGAGGGCGTCGAAGTCCAGGTACTTGACCGAGCTTGCGCCGGCGGCCCGCATCTGCTCGATCGCGGCCTCGCGGCGCGGGGCGTTCGGCAGGTCGGCCAGAATGACGCGCGCCTGGGCGTCCCGCAGATAGCGGGCGCAGATCGCCAGACCGATCTCGGACGTGCCGCCCAAGAGCAGAATGGTCTGCGGGTTACCTACAGCATCGAAAACCACTACTGAAGCTCCAGACGTCGGGCCATGTCGGACATGAACACTCCTTCGGGATCGACCTTGCGGCGCACAGCGATCCATTCGTCGATCCGCGGATACATGGCGTGAAAGGTTGCCGCGGTGGTGCGGGAATCCTTGGCGGTGTAGAGCCGGCCGCCGAACTCCAGCACCCGTTTGTCGAGCCCGGTCAGAAACTCGCCGAGGCCGGCCTTGATGGGGAAGTCCACACAGATGTTCCAGCCCGGGATGGGGAAGCTGAGCGGGGCCCGGTTGCCGGGGCCGAACAGCTTGAACACGTTGAGGAATGACACGTGCCCGCTGGCCTGGATGTCGCGCACGATGGCCTTGAACTCGTCGACGGCCTCGGTGGGGACCACGAACTGGTACTGGCCGAAACCGGCCGAGCCGTACGCCCGATTCCACTCACCGACCATGTCCAGCGGGTGATAGAACTGCGTCAGGTTCTGGGCCTTGCCGCGGTAGGTCTTCCCCATCCGGTACCACAGCTCGGTCATGGGACCGAAGGTGAACTTGTTGGCCAGGCCGTTGGGGAACACGTCCGGGGCCGTGAAGTATTGCGGCGCATCGAATCTCAACGGATTCTTGGCCAGCGACTCGGGCAGCTGGTCGACGGTGGCCAGCGAGCCGCGGGAGATGACGGCGCGGCCGAGTTTCGGTGGGGCGCTGATCGCGTCGAACCAGGCGCTGGAGTAGGTGTAGTTGGCCTCGGTGCCGTCGCTGTGGAAGGCGATGGTCTCGTCGAGCCCACCGGTGACGTCGCCGTCGGCGATGAAGTAGGCGGTCTCGGTCGGGGTCATCGCGATGGTGGCGCGCAAAATGATGCCGGTCAGGCCGTTGCCGCCGATGGTGGCCCAGAACAGCTCGGCCTCGGCGCCGTCGGGCGTCAGCGGGTGGACTTGGCCGTCCGCGGTGAGCAGGTCCATGCTGCGCACGTGGTTGCCGAAGCTGCCGGCGCTGTGGTGGTTCTTGCCGTGGATGTCGCAGGCGATGGCACCGCCCACGGTGACCTGTCGGGTGCCCGGCAGCACCGGCACCCACAGGCCCAGCGGCAGCGCGGCACGCATCAGCTGATCCAGGTTCACCCCCGCGTCGACGTCCACCAGGTGGGTGTGGGAGTCCATCGAGTGGATCCGGTTGAGCACCGACATGTCGACGACCAGGCCGCCGCCGTTCTGGGCGTTGTCGCCGTAGGAGCGGCCCAGACCGCGCGCGATCACGCCGCGGCCGGCGCCGGCCGCGGTCCGTGCGACCGCCTCGACGACTTCCTCGGAATCGCGGGGGGCGAGCACCTCGGCGACCGAGGGTGCGGTGCGCCCCCACCCCGTCAGGCGCCGCGTCGTAACGGTAGACATCGCTGGCAAGGGTACCGCGCGACCTGCGACGCTCAGCGCAGCCGGAAGATCACGGCCCGCTGCACCACGAAGTTGATGACGGTCGCGGTGCCCTGGGCGATCACAAACGCCAGCGGCACCTGCCAGGGGCGACCGGCGAATTCGAGGTAGAGCACGTAATTGATGCCGACCTGGACCACGTAGGTCAACGCGTAGAGCACCATGACCGCGATGAACCGGGCCGTGCTCGGCGGCGCCTGGAACGTCCAGCGCCGGTTGATCAGGTAGGCCGTCATGGTGCCGGCGATGAAACTCAGCGTCTTTGCCACGTTGACGTGCAGGCCGACCGCCAGCAGCGCGATGTAGAGGCCGAAGTCCACGACGGCCGAGAACCCGCCGGTGACCAGGAAGCGCAGCACCTGCGTCTTGAGGGTCAGCGGGGAGCCTGACGGAACGGTCTCGGACATCGCCGGGAAGCTTACGGGGCGGGGAGGCTGCGACAATGGTCGCGTGGAGGATTTGGTCCGGGCTTGGCGAGCCCTGATTGCGCCGCACACGTCGTCGCCCGAGGCCGACGACATCGGGCGTGCGCTGCTGGCGAGTTGGACCGAGCCGCACCGGCGTTACCACGACGTGGTGCACCTGCGCGGGGTGCTGGCCGCGATCGACGACCTCGCGCCGTTGGCCGCCGATCCGGACGCGGTCCGGCTGGCCGCGTGGTACCACGACGCGGTGTACGCGGGCAGCCCCGACGACGAGGAGAACAGCGCCCGCAAGGCCGAGGCCGAGTTGACGGCGCTGGGCGTGCCGGCACCCTTGGTCGCCGAGGTGGCCCGGCTGGTGCGGATGACCGTCGAACACGACCCCGCCCCCGGGGACAGCAACGCCGAGGTGCTCTCCGATGCCGACCTCGCCGCGCTGGCCGTCGCGGCCGAGGACTACCGCCGCAACACCGCGGCGATCCGGGCCGAATACGCGCACGTCCCCGAGGAGGCCTTCCGCGCCGGCCGGGTGCGGGCCATCGAGGCGCTGCTGGTGGGGCCCTGGCTGTTCCGCACCGAGATCGCGCGGCAGCGGTGGGAACGGCAGGCCCGGGCCAATCTGCGCGCCGAGCTGGCGACGCTGTAGCCCGGAGGCTCCCGGGCCGGTGTCAGCGCCGCGGTTCCAGCGTCGTCCGGATGATCGCGACGAGCGCGTCGACCGCGGCGGCGAACGCGTGTTCGGCCGGGGTGCCGAAATTGACGACGATGCCGTCGGGCCGCTCGACGTGCGGGCTGGCGTGCGGGTGCCGCGCCCGCGACAACCCCTCGAGCGCCACCCCGGCGTCGCCCGCGCGCTGCAGCACCTCGTGTTCGGTGCCCGCGGGTAGCTTCAACAGCAGGTGCAGACCCGCCGGCACCCCGCTGACCTCAAGCGCCGGCGCCGCCTGCCGCAGCCGCTCCACCAGCACCGCGCGCCGCCGTTGATAGCTCGCGCGTTGTCGTCGAATGTGCTTGTCGTAGTTGCCGTTCCGGATGAATTCGGCCATGGTCAGCTGGGTCAGCGCGTCGACGTACCACTGCTGACCGCCGGCCGCGGCCAGCACGGCGTCCAGCAGTTCGTCGGGCACCACCATCCAGCCGAGTCGCAGCACCGGCGAGAGGCTCTTGCTCGGCGAGCCCAGGTACAGCACCCGGTCGGGCGCCAGACTCTGCAGTGCCCCAACGGGTTGCCGGTCGTAGCGGAATTCGCCGTCGTAGTCGTCCTCCAGCACGTAGCCGCCGGTGCGCTGCGCCCAATCGATCACCGCGGAGCGTCGCGACGGGTGCAGCGGCACGCCGTGCGGGTAGTGGTGGGCCGGCGTGAGCAGCGCGGCGGCGACGTCCACCTGGTCCAATCCGGCTACCACGGCGCCCATCTCGTCGATCCCGATCGGGACCGTCTGCGCCCCCGCCGCAGTGAGGCAATCGCGAAAGAGGAAGAGCCCGTAGGCCTCCACGGCGATCCGCGCGGACGGGCCGAACACCCGGGCCAGTAGTTCGATGGCATGTCGGGTGCCGGCGCAGATCACGACGTTGTCGGCGGAGAGGTGCACGCCGCGGGCGCGGGACAGGTACTCGGCCAGGGCGGCGCGCAGTTCGGGGCGCCCGCGTGGGTCGCCCATCCGCAGCGCCTCGGTGGGCGCGGCGTCGAGCGCGCGGCGCGCCGAGGCCAACCAGGCCGACCGCGGGAAGGCCGACACGTCCGGCGAGCCCGGCATCAGATTGTGGGTCGGGGTGGCGCCGGTGCCGCGCGGCCGCGCCGGGAACTGCGGACGCCCGGGGTTGACCACCCAGGTCCCCGCGCCCTGACGGGACGCCAGCCAGCCCTCGGCGACCAGTTCGGCGTAGGCGTCGGCGACGGTGTTGCGCGAAATCCCCAGGTCGGAGGCCAGCGTGCGGGACGGCGGCAGCACCGTGCCGACCCCGAGGCGGCCGGATCGCACCGCGTCGCGCAGCGCGGTGAGCAGGACGTCGCGCACCCCGCGCGTGCCCGGGACGATCGACTCCCGCAGGTCCAGATGCAGGTCTCGCGTGCCCGTATTGGCCCATGAACTCATGCCTGAATTGCACCACACAAACATGCCGATTCGGGCCTAGCGTGGGTGCCATGACACAAACGCTGGAAGTCACCCGCATCAACATGAACCGCGTCTCCCCCGAGCTCTACGCGGCGATGATCGCGCTCGACAACGCCGCGAGCAAGGACCTCGATCCGACGCTGGCCGAGCTGATCAAGATCCGCGCCTCGCAGCTCAACCACTGCGCGTACTGCATCGACATGCACACCCACAGTGCGCGCAAGCGCGGCGAGACCGAGCAGCGCATCTACCTGCTCTCGGCCTGGCGGGAGGTGCCCGATCTCTACACCGAACAGGAGCAGGCCGCGCTGGCGCTGACCGAGGAGATGACCAATCTGTCCGGCGGCGAACACGTCTCCGACGCGGTGTATGCGCGCGCCGCGGCGGCCTTCACCGAGCGCGAACTCGGTCAGGTGATCGCGATGGCGTTGGCCATCAACGCCTGGAACCGCATCGGCGTGACCACCCGCCTGCAACCGCCGACGCGGCGCTAGGGTCGTTCGGCCCGTCGGCCGATGCCCGGTGTCCCTGGCACGTTGTGGGCCACCGCACGACAATGGCGTCATGAGCGCTGAACCCCAACCGGTGACCACGCTGACCGACCAGGAGAGCTGGGAACTGCTGTCCGGCGTGTACCTGGGTCGGTTGGTGACCACCCTCGGTGGGCGGGCCGAGATCTTCCCGGTGAACTACGTGGTGCAACGCGGCACGATCCTGTTCCGCAGCGCCGAGGGCACCAAGCTGTTCGGCACGGTGATGAATGAGAGGGTGCTCTTCGAGGCCGACGATCACAACGCCGTCGGCGGCTGGAGCGTCATCGTGCGCGGCAACGCCGAGGTGCTCTACGGCTCCGAGGACATCGAGGAGGCCGAGCGGGCCGGCCTGTACCCCTGGACCGCGACGTTGAAGCTGCGCTACGTCCGCATCACCCCCACCGAGACCTCGGGCCGACGCTTCGTGTTCGGCCCCGAACCGGACGGTGGCCACGTCCCGGGATAGTTCCCCCCACTCGCCACTCGCCACTCGCCACTCGCCGCGAGCGGCTCGCCGCGAGCGGGCGTGTCCCCGGCCGACACGCCGCAGATTTCACCGAGTTTGCGCACCCTCGTCGCAGAGGTGGTGACGGCGGCGGTGCTCGCTGGCCCATATTGGGGCGCTGTCACGGCTAATGGGCGTCGAGATTGTGGTGGCAGCACCGAGATCGCTGTGGTGGCGACGAGGTTGTGCTGGTGGCGGTGATTGGTGCGAATTCGCGCAAAGGAGTCAATCCCAGCGCCGTGAATGCAATCTCGGGTGGGGCGCCCCGGTGCGAGCGCTCCGCGCCGCCTACACCCAATAAGGGACCCGTGCCCGGTACTGGCGCATCGCGAGCATCGCGACCGTCCAGCCGACGATCGTCAGCACGATGACCACGACCCAGTGCCGTAGTTCTTGGGTGTCGCCGAGCAGTGGGGCGCGCACGATGTCGAGGTAGTGCAGCAGCGGGTTGAGTTCGACGATCTTCAGCCAGCCCTCGGCGCCCTGCTGCTGCAGGGTCTTGTCGTTCCAGATGATGGGCGTCATGAAGAACAGCAACTGCGTGATCGAGAACAGCAGCGGCCCGATGTCGCGGTAGCGGGTGGCGAGGATGCCGAAGCACAGCGACACCCACACACAGTTCAGCGTGATCAGGCCCAGCGCCAGGATGAACGAAAGGTCGGCCCAGGACCAGGGTTTGGGGAAGATGATCGCGATGATCACGTAGATGATGATGTTGTGGCCGAACAGGATCATCTGCCGCCACACCAGCCGGTAGACGTGCACGCTCAACGGGGTGGGCAACTGCTTGATCAGGCCCTCGTTGGCGACGAACACCTCCGAGCCCTCGATGATCGACGCGTTGATCAGATTCCAAATGATCAGTCCGAGCGTCACATAGGGCAGGTGCTCGGACAGTTCGAGCTTGAACAGCTTGGAGTACAGCGCACCCATCGCGACGGCGGTCGTGCCGGTGGCGATCGTGATCCAGAACGGGCCCAGCACCGAGCGCCGGTAGCGCTGTTTGATGTCCTGCCAACCCAAGTGCAGCCAGAGTTCGCGCCGGGCGAACCCGTCGGCGAGATCGCGGCGGGCCCGCACGAACGTCCGGGACTGCGCGGTGGCGTCGGTGAAGGTCATCCTTCTGTTCTCCCGTTGCTTCGCTCGGCCCTGACGAACCGCTCGCGTCGGCCGAGTCGGCGCAGCCGCACCCAGTCCCGAAATCCCGCAGGGTCCCGACGAGATACCAGAAAGTACCAGCCGAACCGCACCCATTCCTGCGGCAGCAGCTTGCGCAGACCGGGTTGGGCCAGCAAGTAGCCGCGGTTGCGGTAGGTGAAGAAGCGTTTGGTCTCGTCGTCGGGATATTGGGTGTGCATCCGACCGCCGAGGATGGGCTTGAACTCGTCGCTGCCCTGCGGGTGCAGATACACCGCGTCCAGGCAGGTTCCGAATGGCAGCCCGGACCGCACCAGGCGGCGATGCACCTCGACCTCGTCACCGCGGAAGAACAGTCGAATGTCCGGCACGCCAACGGCTTCCACGGTCTCGGCACGAAACAGCGCGCCGTTGAACAGCGAGGCGATGCCGGGCAGCAGATCATCGGCCCCGTCGCTGCGCAACTCGGCGGCGAACCGGCGCCAGACCAGGCCGCGGCGCAGCGGGAACGCCAGTCGCGCCGGATCATTGAGGTCACACACCATCGGCGAGACCTCGGCCAGGCCGTGGCGCTGGGCGCAGTCGAGCAGCGTCGTCAGCACCTCGGGGCCCTCGGGGCGGCCGTCGTCGTCGGCGAGCCAGATCCAGTCCGCCCCGGCCGCGAGCGCATGCAGCATGCCGAGCGCGAACCCGCCCGCCCCGCCGAGGTTGCGTCGCGAGCCCAGGTAGGTCGACGGGATCGGTTGTCCGGCAACAAGTTCAGCCACTCGGCCGTCGTTGTCATTGTCGACGACAATGAGCTGGTCGGGACGACGACGCTGGGCGGCCAGCGCATCCAGCGACTTGGCCAGTTCGTCGGGGCGACGGTGGGTGACGACCACCGCGCAGACGCGCTCACTCATACCGGCGGTGACTCTCGGGCGACCTTGTCGAGGACCTCGCGGACGGTGCGCGCCGCGTCGGGCCCCTCGTAAGCGTGCACCACCTCTTCGATACCCCCGGTCATCCGGATCGTGCCGTGGTCGATCCACATGGCCGTCTTGCACAGCCGCGCCAGAAATTCATTGGAGTGGCTGGCGAACACCAGGATCCCGGAGCGCTCCACCAGGCTCTGCAGCCGCGTCTGGGCCTTCTTCAGGAAGTCGGCATCCACCGCGCCGATGCCCTCGTCGAGCAGCAGGATCTCGGGGTCGATGCTGGTGACCACGCCCATCGCCAGGCGCACGCGCATACCGGTGGAATAGGTGCGCAGCGGCATCGACAGGTACTCGCCCAGTTCGGTGAACTCGGCGATCTCGTCGACCTTGGCCATCATCTGTTTGCGGGTCTGTCCGAGGAACAGCCCGCGGATGAGGATGTTCTCGAAACCGGAGATTTCCGGATCCATCCCGACGCCGAGGTCGAAGACCGGCGCCACCCGACCCCTGACCCGCGCAATCCCGCGGGTGGGCTCGTAAATCCCCGACAGCAACCGCAGCAGGGTCGACTTGCCGGCGCCATTGTGCCCGACCAGGCCGACGCGGTCGCCCATCTCGAGCGACATCGTGATGTCGCGCAGCGCCTCGATGACGACGACGTTGGAGTCGTTGCGGCCGATGCTGCCGCCGGCCTTGCCGAGGAAGGCCTTCTTCAGCGAGCGCGACTTGGCGTCGAAGATCGGGAACTCGACCCAGGCGTTACGGGTCTCGATGTGGGGAGCGACCATCGCCGGTGGCTACAGGTACTGTCCGGTGCCCGGGTGCGATCCGCCGGGGCGACCCGGCACACCGACGCCGGGGGGCAGCGCGCCTTGGCGCATCTGTTCCAGCTGGGCACGCGCGGCCATCTGCTGGGCGAACAGCGCGGTCTGGATGCCGTGGAACAGCCCTTCCAGCCAGCCGACCAGCTGGGCCTGGGCGATTCGCAGCTCGGCATCGGAGGGCACCGCGTCCTCGGTGAACGGCAGGGCCAGCCGCTCGAGTTCCTCGCGCAACTCGGGCGCCAGGCCGTCCTCCAGCTCGCTGATCGAGGTGCGGTGGATGTCGCGGAGGCGGTTGCGGCTGGCGTCGTCCAACGGCGCGGCCTTGACCTCCTCCAGCAGCTGTTTGATCATGGTGCCGATCCGCATCACCTTCGCGGGCTGTTCGACCAGGTCGGTGATGGGTTTGTCGTCGTCGTTCGGGCCGCCGGCCATCAGCTGGGGGTCTTGGGCCCCGATGATCTCGATGTTGTCGTCATCCGTGCTCACGTTCGGTGTGCTCCTCCGCGCATTCGTAGAGGCGGTACTCGCCAGTGCAGTTCTTGTCGTGAACCTTCGCGTCCACGCCTCGGACTCAACTAGTGACACTAGACCGTCGGGCATGGGGCGCTGCTGCGCTACCACTGGCACGCCGGGCGGCCTGGGCGTGGTTTCGCAAACACCACGAGGCTACCTCCCGAGCGGCCCCGGGCTCAGCGGCGCCAGCCAGGGTCCGCGGCCCGGGCGGTACCTTTGACCCGCGCCGCGCCGATGGTTGCCGGACGCAGCCGCCGGCAAATGTTTTGCCGCTGTCGTGCCTGCGGGGCCGACCGGGCGCCGCCGCTGTAGCGCAGGCGATTCCCAGTAGGCCGACCCGTGAATTCCCGGATCCGGGACGGCACTTCCGGGGCCTCCGCCAACTTGTCGGTGGACGGTGGAGTTAGCCGGACGGGGAGGCCCGTCGAAACAGGGGACTCACCAGCAACGATCGGGCAAACAGCACTCGGCCCGCGAAGCGGCCTGCACTAGTATGGCTGGCCAGGTGGCCCGGATCGGATGTGCGCTGGCGGAAAAATCCCTAGCGCCGCGGCAGAAGGGTGAATTGCCTGGACCTTCTAAGGACGGCTGGGATGGCATTTGACGTTGCCAGGGTGCGAGGATTGCACCCGACGCTGGGTGACGGTTGGGTGCATTTCGATGCGCAGTCGGGGATGCTGATCCCCGACGCGGTCGCCACGACGGTCTCGACGGCGTTTCGCACGTCGGCCGCCAGCACCGCTGGTCCCCACCCGTATGCCCGCCGCAGCGCGACGCTGCTGAACGCGGCGCGCCAAGCGGTCGCGGACCTGGTCAACGGCGATCCTAGCGGGGTGGTGCTCGGCGCCGACCGCGCCGTGCTGCTGGGGTCGCTCGCGGATGCGTCGTCGTCGCGGGCCGGATTGGGCTACGAGGTGGTCGTCAGCCGGCTCGACGACGAGGCGAACATCGCCCCGTGGCTGCGTGCGGCAAATCGGTACGGCGCCAAGGTCAAGTGGGCCGAGGTGGACATCGAGACCGGTGAGTTGCCGTCGTGGCAGTGGGAGAGCCTGATCTCCAGGTCGACCCGGCTGGTGGCGCTGACGTCGGCCTCGTCGACGTTGGGGACGTTGGTCGACCTGCGCCCGGTCAGCAAGCTCATGCACGACGTCGGCGGGCTGGTTATCGTCGATCACACCGCCGCTGCGCCCTATCAACTGATCGACATCGCCGAACTCGGCGCCGACGTCATTGCGCTCAACGCCGCGAGCTGGGGCGGCCCGCCCATCGGTGCGCTGGTGTTCCGGGATCCGAGCCTGATCAACTCGTTCGGTTCGGTCTCGCTGGACCCCGACGCCAGCGGCGCGGCGCGGCTCGAAGTGGGCCTGCATCAGTACGGGCTGCTGGGCGGCGTCGTGGCCAGCGTCGAATATCTAGCGGGGCTCGATGAGGCGGCGGTGGGCACTCGACGCGAGCGGTTGGCGGTGTCGATGCAGTCGGCGGCCCACTATCTGGACCGGCTGTTCGACTATCTGGTGAGTTCACTGCGGTCGCTGCCGCGGGTGATGCTGATCGGTCAGCCGGAGGCGCGCATCCCGGTGCTCAGTTTCGCGGTCGCCGACATCGACGCCGACCGGGTGGTGCAGCGACTCGCCGACAACGGCGTGCTGGCGGTCCCGAACGCGCACTCGCGGGTGCTGGAGGTCATCGGGGTCAGCGACGTCGGCGGTGCCGTCACCGTCGGGCTGGCGCCCTATTCCACGGTCGCCGAGGTGGACCAGTTGGTCCGCGCGCTGGCCTCGCTCGGCTGAGTACCGGCAGCGGCCTCAGTCCAGCGTCAGCAGCACCTTGCCGGAGACCGCGCCCGAGGACAGCAGTCGATGCGCCTCATCCGCGCGTTGAATCGGAATTCGTTCTCCGATAACGGGTTTGACCCGTCCGTCGGCGACCATCGGCCAGACCGAATCCACCACGGCCCGGACGATGGCGCCCTTGCCGGCGGGACCCTCGACCGGGCGGCCGCGCAGCGCGGTGCCGATCACCCGGGCGCGCTTGCCGATCAGTTTGCGCAGGTCCAGTTCGGCCTTGGTGCCGCCCTGCATGCCGATCACCACCAAGCGACCGTCCAGGGCCAGCGCGTCGATGTTGCGGCCCAGATACGCCGCGCCCATGATGTCGAGGATCACGTCGGCGCCGGCACCGTCGGTTTCCGCCCGGATTCGGGCCACGAAGTCCTCATCGCGGTAGGCGATCGTGAAGTCGGCCCCGAGGTCGCGGCACAGGTCGAGTTTGGCGGACGATCCGGCCGTCACCGCGACGCGCGCGCCCAGCGCCTTGCAGATCTGAATTGCGTTGCTGCCCACGCCACTTGAGCCGCCGTGGATGAGCACGACCTCGCCGGAGGTCAGGCCGGCGGCCATGGCCAGGTTGGACCAGACCGTGCAGGCGACCTCGGGTAGTCCGGCCGCGTCGACAAGGTCGACGCCGTCGGGCACCGGCATGACCTGGGCCGCGGGCACCGCCACGAACTCGGCGTAGCCACCGCCGGACAGCAAAGCGCAGACCGGTTGCCCCACCGTCCACTCGGTCACCCCGGGACCCAGCTCGGCCACCACGCCGGAGACCTCCAGCCCGAGCACCTCGCTGGCCCCGGGCGGCGGTGGATAGTGACCCGCCGCCTGCAGCAGGTCCGCGCGGTTCACCCCAGCCGCGGCGACTTTGATCAGGATCTCGTCCGGCCCGGGCGTGCTGTCGGCGATCTCGCGCCAGAACAGGCGATCGGCGGACTCCGCAATTATCGCGTGCATGGCCGCCACCGTATCCGGCCGATGCGCCGGACCGATCGGCTGCCAGGTACTTCTCAGGTTCGCCGGTAGGTTGTCGTAGGCGTCACTTAATATGTCGCCCATGGAGGGGATGATTGCGGGGCGGACTGCAAGCGATATGCCGGGACTAGATATTGCGGAGCAGCGATCATGGCAGAACTTTCTGGACGCGGGACTCCGCGTCTACGACGCATTGAATAGGGGATTGACTCAGGCGCACGAGCTGACTCTGGACGATCTGCGGCTGCTCGACAAATTGGACAAGTCGCCGACGGGCGCGCTGCGGATGGGAAGCCTCGCCGAGTCGTTGATGGCGTTGCCGAGTCGGGTCACCCGGCAGATCCGCCGTCTCGAGTCCGCGGGGTTGGTGACGCGCACGGAGAGTCCCGAGGATGGTCGCGGCGTGCTCGCGAATCTCACCCAAGAGG from Mycolicibacterium sp. MU0053 includes:
- a CDS encoding galactan 5-O-arabinofuranosyltransferase produces the protein MNTALLRAASAGGRMVLAAAIAVVVCAIALIAISRVQWPAFPSSNQLHALTTVGQFACLAALLGAGWLWRRGRRVLAQLGATTFLAAFVVATLGMPLGATKLYLFGISVDQQFRTEYLTRFTDSAALRDMTYAGLPPFYPPGWFWLGGRAAALTGTPGWEMYKPWAITSIAIAVVLAFALWSALIRFEYALIVTVTTAAVMLAYASPEPYAAVITVLLPPVLVLAWSGLRAQARDFGAVSGAERTEPRRNHSGWAAIIGVGIFLGVTATFYTLLLGLAALTVTVMAVVLAVSRRSLEPLLRLAVCAAIAIPIALITWLPFVLRATRDPMSDTGSAQHYLPADGAVLTFPMLQFSLLGALCMLGTLWLIVRARSSVRAGALAVGVLTIYLWSLLSMLTTLAGTTLLSFRLQPTLTTLLAAAGAFGFIEVTLAAAGRWNRTLIPVAAVLGLAGGMAFSQDIPDVLRPDLAVAYTDTDGDGQRGDRRPPGSEKYYGQIDAAILAATGKPRAETVVLTADYSFLAYYPYFGFQGLTSHYANPLAQFDQRAAAIEDWAELETAEEFVADLDALDWAPPEVFLMRRGAGDTYTLRLAEDVYPNQPNVRRYTVELGSELFAEPHFTVETFGPFVLAIRNQH
- a CDS encoding decaprenylphospho-beta-D-erythro-pentofuranosid-2-ulose 2-reductase, which gives rise to MVFDAVGNPQTILLLGGTSEIGLAICARYLRDAQARVILADLPNAPRREAAIEQMRAAGASSVKYLDFDALDTGAHPAVIDSAWASGDVDVAIVAFGVLGDAEELWQDQAKAVLTAQINYTAAVSVGVLVGQKMRAQGSGQIIAMSSVAGERVRRSNFVYGSTKAGLDGFYLGLGEALREFGVRVLVIRPGQVRTTTTLEHWKATGAKEAPFTVDKEDVAELAVASAAKGKDLVWAPAPVRVLMSVMRHIPRPIFRKLPI
- a CDS encoding FAD-binding oxidoreductase → MSTVTTRRLTGWGRTAPSVAEVLAPRDSEEVVEAVARTAAGAGRGVIARGLGRSYGDNAQNGGGLVVDMSVLNRIHSMDSHTHLVDVDAGVNLDQLMRAALPLGLWVPVLPGTRQVTVGGAIACDIHGKNHHSAGSFGNHVRSMDLLTADGQVHPLTPDGAEAELFWATIGGNGLTGIILRATIAMTPTETAYFIADGDVTGGLDETIAFHSDGTEANYTYSSAWFDAISAPPKLGRAVISRGSLATVDQLPESLAKNPLRFDAPQYFTAPDVFPNGLANKFTFGPMTELWYRMGKTYRGKAQNLTQFYHPLDMVGEWNRAYGSAGFGQYQFVVPTEAVDEFKAIVRDIQASGHVSFLNVFKLFGPGNRAPLSFPIPGWNICVDFPIKAGLGEFLTGLDKRVLEFGGRLYTAKDSRTTAATFHAMYPRIDEWIAVRRKVDPEGVFMSDMARRLELQ
- a CDS encoding GtrA family protein, with the protein product MSETVPSGSPLTLKTQVLRFLVTGGFSAVVDFGLYIALLAVGLHVNVAKTLSFIAGTMTAYLINRRWTFQAPPSTARFIAVMVLYALTYVVQVGINYVLYLEFAGRPWQVPLAFVIAQGTATVINFVVQRAVIFRLR
- a CDS encoding metal-dependent phosphohydrolase; the encoded protein is MEDLVRAWRALIAPHTSSPEADDIGRALLASWTEPHRRYHDVVHLRGVLAAIDDLAPLAADPDAVRLAAWYHDAVYAGSPDDEENSARKAEAELTALGVPAPLVAEVARLVRMTVEHDPAPGDSNAEVLSDADLAALAVAAEDYRRNTAAIRAEYAHVPEEAFRAGRVRAIEALLVGPWLFRTEIARQRWERQARANLRAELATL
- a CDS encoding PLP-dependent aminotransferase family protein; this translates as MSSWANTGTRDLHLDLRESIVPGTRGVRDVLLTALRDAVRSGRLGVGTVLPPSRTLASDLGISRNTVADAYAELVAEGWLASRQGAGTWVVNPGRPQFPARPRGTGATPTHNLMPGSPDVSAFPRSAWLASARRALDAAPTEALRMGDPRGRPELRAALAEYLSRARGVHLSADNVVICAGTRHAIELLARVFGPSARIAVEAYGLFLFRDCLTAAGAQTVPIGIDEMGAVVAGLDQVDVAAALLTPAHHYPHGVPLHPSRRSAVIDWAQRTGGYVLEDDYDGEFRYDRQPVGALQSLAPDRVLYLGSPSKSLSPVLRLGWMVVPDELLDAVLAAAGGQQWYVDALTQLTMAEFIRNGNYDKHIRRQRASYQRRRAVLVERLRQAAPALEVSGVPAGLHLLLKLPAGTEHEVLQRAGDAGVALEGLSRARHPHASPHVERPDGIVVNFGTPAEHAFAAAVDALVAIIRTTLEPRR
- a CDS encoding carboxymuconolactone decarboxylase family protein; protein product: MTQTLEVTRINMNRVSPELYAAMIALDNAASKDLDPTLAELIKIRASQLNHCAYCIDMHTHSARKRGETEQRIYLLSAWREVPDLYTEQEQAALALTEEMTNLSGGEHVSDAVYARAAAAFTERELGQVIAMALAINAWNRIGVTTRLQPPTRR